The Asterias amurensis chromosome 21, ASM3211899v1 genome has a segment encoding these proteins:
- the LOC139953354 gene encoding melanopsin-like: MVEYSSYAVIGVYLSTVILAGFAGNVIVIAAFLKSKKLRTPNNYLIMNLSVSDLAMALIGTPMSCSSSFAGRWLYGSFGCYYYGFINYYCGCISLNTFVVIAVYRYLVVLRRPNGPRITTTMILRAIVAVHIITLLFTTPPLYGWNGFVLEGFYTQCDIDYRTKSPLYVSYVVFMFVVLFTVPLSVICYCYWSIFSFLRRRTGEQMSQSVSIQLQSSAREMEKRTTMMMLICVVLFLVAWTPYCVVSLWALIGDHRGISQATSAAPSLIAKSCIVFNPIVYGVLSPQYRRVFQVRS; this comes from the coding sequence ATGGTGGAGTATAGCAGCTATGCGGTCATAGGCGTCTACCTCTCGACCGTCATCCTGGCTGGTTTCGCCGGTAACGTTATCGTCATCGCAGCCTTCTTAAAATCAAAGAAACTCCGGACTCCCAATAACTATTTGATCATGAACTTATCCGTGAGTGACTTGGCTATGGCGCTAATTGGGACACCCATGTCATGTTCGAGTAGCTTCGCTGGGAGGTGGTTATACGGCAGTTTCGGGTGCTACTACTATGGGTTTATTAACTATTATTGCGGGTGCATCTCACTCAACACATTTGTGGTTATCGCTGTGTATAGATATTTAGTGGTCCTCAGACGACCAAACGGACCCCGTATAACAACTACCATGATACTCAGAGCCATCGTCGCCGTTCACATTATCACGTTGCTTTTCACCACTCCCCCACTCTACGGTTGGAATGGGTTTGTACTTGAAGGTTTCTACACCCAATGCGACATTGACTATCGGACCAAATCGCCACTGTACGTCTCCTACGTGGTTTTCATGTTCGTTGTCTTATTCACAGTTCCTCTTTCAGTCATCTGCTATTGCTACTGGAGCATCTTCTCGTTTCTGAGACGGAGGACGGGGGAGCAGATGTCTCAGTCCGTCTCCATCCAACTTCAATCGTCCGCTCGCGAGATGGAGAAACGGACCACAATGATGATGCTGATTTGTGTGGTGCTGTTCTTAGTAGCCTGGACTCCATACTGTGTGGTGTCACTGTGGGCACTAATTGGTGATCATCGTGGTATCTCCCAGGCTACCTCAGCAGCGCCTTCTCTAATCGCCAAGTCGTGTATCGTCTTTAATCCCATCGTTTACGGAGTGTTGAGCCCTCAGTATCGACGAGTATTTCAGGTAAGGTCATGA